A single region of the Streptococcus macedonicus ACA-DC 198 genome encodes:
- the purA gene encoding Adenylosuccinate synthetase gives MTSVVVVGTQWGDEGKGKITDFLSQDAEVIARYQGGDNAGHTIVIDGKKFKLQLIPSGIFFSEKISIIGNGVVVNPKSLVTELKYLHDEGITTDSLRISDRAHVILPYHVKLDRLQESSKGDNKIGTTNKGIGPAYMDKAARVGIRIADLLDKEIFAERLRVNLEEKNRLFEKMYECEPIKFEDIFEEYYEYGQQIKDYVTDTSVILNDALDVGKRVLFEGAQGVMLDIDQGTYPFVTSSNPVAGGVTIGSGVGPSKINKVVGVCKAYTSRVGDGPFPTELFDEVGDRIREVGHEYGTVTGRPRRIGWFDSVVMRHSRRVSGITNLSLNSIDVLSGLDTVKICLAYDLDGERIDHYPASLEQLKRCKPIYEELPGWSEDITGCRSLDELPENARNYVRRVGELVGVRISTFSVGPDRDQTNILESVWANI, from the coding sequence ATGACATCAGTAGTAGTTGTTGGTACCCAATGGGGTGATGAAGGAAAAGGTAAAATCACAGACTTCTTGTCTCAAGATGCTGAAGTGATTGCACGTTATCAAGGTGGAGACAATGCAGGTCACACTATCGTTATTGACGGTAAGAAATTTAAGTTGCAATTGATTCCGTCAGGTATTTTCTTCTCAGAGAAAATCTCTATTATCGGAAATGGTGTGGTTGTCAATCCAAAATCATTGGTAACTGAATTGAAATACTTGCATGATGAGGGAATTACGACAGATAGCCTTCGTATTTCTGACCGTGCACACGTTATTTTGCCATATCACGTTAAACTTGATCGTTTGCAAGAGTCTTCTAAGGGTGATAATAAAATTGGGACAACAAATAAAGGAATCGGACCTGCTTACATGGATAAAGCAGCACGTGTCGGTATCCGAATTGCTGATCTTTTGGACAAAGAAATCTTTGCAGAACGCTTGCGCGTGAATTTGGAAGAAAAAAATCGTCTCTTCGAAAAAATGTACGAATGCGAACCAATCAAATTTGAAGACATTTTCGAAGAATACTATGAATATGGTCAACAAATCAAAGATTACGTTACAGATACATCAGTTATCTTGAACGATGCTCTTGACGTTGGGAAGCGTGTCCTTTTCGAAGGTGCACAAGGTGTCATGCTTGATATTGACCAAGGGACATACCCATTTGTAACATCATCTAACCCAGTTGCTGGTGGTGTAACAATCGGTTCTGGTGTTGGTCCAAGTAAAATCAACAAAGTTGTCGGTGTATGTAAAGCTTACACAAGCCGTGTTGGTGACGGACCATTCCCAACTGAACTTTTTGATGAAGTTGGCGACCGTATCCGTGAAGTCGGTCACGAATATGGGACAGTAACTGGACGTCCACGTCGTATTGGTTGGTTTGACTCAGTTGTAATGCGCCATAGCCGCCGTGTATCTGGTATCACAAACTTGTCACTTAACTCAATTGACGTTCTTTCAGGTCTTGATACGGTCAAAATCTGTTTGGCATACGACCTTGACGGTGAACGCATTGACCATTACCCAGCAAGTCTTGAACAATTGAAACGTTGTAAACCAATCTATGAAGAATTACCAGGTTGGTCAGAAGACATCACAGGTTGCCGTAGCCTTGACGAGCTTCCAGAAAATGCTCGTAACTACGTTCGTCGTGTTGGTGAACTTGTTGGTGTTCGCATTTCAACATTCTCAGTTGGACCAGACCGCGACCAAACGAATATTCTTGAGTCTGTTTGGGCAAATATCTAA
- the gshAB gene encoding Glutathione biosynthesis bifunctional protein gshAB produces MKLNGLLQKSPATLPILQATFGLERESLRISKTNHRVAQTKHPKCLGSRSFHPYIQTDYSEPQVELITPIANSTSEALRFLGAITDVIGRSINKDEYLWPLSMPPKLSADEIAIASLEDDWECQYRDHLAKVYGKMLQSMSGIHYNMELGADLVTALFEESDYTSLIAFKNNLYLKLAQNFLRFRWLLTYLYGASPIAEQGFLDKPLEKPVRSLRNSHLGYVNHDDIQVSYQSLERYISDIEHYVNSGQLIAEKEFYSAVRLRGSKHNRDYLEKGITYLEFRCFDINPFDNRGITQETLDTVHLFALALLWLDDSFAIDQDIADAKALNDRIALSHPLEKLPQEAPDDLILSAMQAVVEHFDLPEHYHTLLENVKAQIERPELTIGGRLVTEIDHLSLETFGQEKGQAYHDYAWHAHYALKGYENMELSTQLLIFDAIQKGVNVNILDENDQFLKLWHGDHVEYVKNANMTAKDNYITPLVMENKVVTKKLLAQAGFPVPAGQEFADKDTALRYFSQVKDKAIVVKPKSTNYGLGISIFKEPADLASYQSALDIAFAEDDTILVEEFISGTEYRFFVLDGKCEAVLLRIAANVVGDGTHTIAELVDLKNQNPLRGYNHRSPLEIIELGDIERLMLEQQGYTPDDILPEGVKVDLRRNSNISTGGDSIDVTETMNKSYQQLAAQMASAIGAWVCGVDLIIPDENLNASKEEPNCSCIELNFNPAMYMHTYCHAGKGQALTPKILAKLFPEI; encoded by the coding sequence ATGAAATTGAATGGATTATTACAAAAATCACCCGCGACTCTCCCTATCCTTCAAGCAACTTTTGGCTTAGAAAGAGAGAGCCTTCGCATTAGTAAAACAAATCACAGAGTTGCCCAAACTAAGCACCCTAAATGTTTGGGAAGTCGCTCATTTCACCCTTACATTCAGACGGATTACAGCGAGCCACAGGTGGAGTTAATCACTCCGATTGCCAACTCTACCAGTGAAGCCCTACGTTTTCTTGGGGCTATCACAGATGTCATTGGGCGCTCAATCAACAAAGATGAGTACCTTTGGCCTTTGTCAATGCCACCGAAACTATCGGCAGATGAGATTGCTATTGCCAGTCTAGAAGATGACTGGGAATGCCAATATCGTGACCATTTGGCCAAAGTGTACGGCAAGATGCTTCAATCCATGTCTGGAATTCACTACAACATGGAGCTTGGGGCTGACCTTGTGACTGCTCTTTTTGAAGAAAGTGACTATACCTCTCTAATCGCCTTTAAAAACAACCTCTACCTCAAATTAGCTCAAAACTTCCTACGTTTTCGTTGGTTATTGACTTATTTGTATGGGGCTTCGCCAATAGCAGAGCAGGGATTTCTTGACAAACCACTTGAAAAGCCTGTTCGCTCACTCCGCAATAGTCACCTTGGCTATGTTAATCATGACGACATTCAAGTATCCTACCAAAGCCTTGAACGTTATATTTCTGACATTGAACATTATGTCAATTCTGGTCAGCTCATTGCTGAAAAAGAATTTTACTCAGCTGTCCGACTTCGTGGCAGCAAACACAATCGCGATTATTTAGAAAAAGGCATTACGTACCTTGAGTTTCGTTGTTTTGATATCAATCCTTTTGACAATCGCGGTATCACCCAAGAGACACTTGATACGGTGCACCTTTTCGCCTTGGCACTTCTTTGGTTAGATGATAGCTTTGCTATTGACCAAGATATTGCTGACGCAAAAGCGCTTAATGACCGCATCGCTCTTAGCCACCCGCTTGAGAAATTGCCACAAGAAGCACCTGATGACCTTATCCTTTCTGCCATGCAAGCAGTCGTTGAACACTTTGATTTGCCAGAGCATTATCACACCCTACTCGAAAATGTTAAAGCACAGATTGAACGCCCTGAATTGACCATTGGTGGACGTTTAGTGACAGAAATTGACCACCTCTCTTTGGAAACATTTGGGCAAGAAAAAGGACAAGCCTATCACGACTATGCTTGGCACGCTCATTACGCCCTCAAAGGCTATGAGAATATGGAACTTTCCACTCAATTATTGATTTTTGATGCCATTCAAAAAGGAGTAAACGTTAATATTCTTGATGAAAATGACCAGTTTCTCAAACTTTGGCATGGTGACCATGTTGAATACGTCAAAAATGCCAATATGACTGCCAAAGATAATTACATTACACCACTTGTCATGGAAAATAAAGTAGTCACGAAGAAATTACTAGCGCAAGCAGGCTTCCCGGTCCCAGCTGGACAAGAATTCGCCGACAAAGATACCGCGCTCCGCTATTTTTCACAAGTCAAAGACAAGGCTATCGTTGTCAAACCAAAATCGACTAACTACGGACTAGGTATCTCAATTTTCAAAGAACCTGCTGACCTTGCTTCTTACCAAAGCGCTCTAGACATTGCCTTTGCTGAAGATGACACGATTTTAGTTGAAGAATTTATCTCTGGAACTGAATATCGCTTCTTCGTTCTTGATGGTAAATGCGAAGCGGTGCTTCTGCGAATTGCTGCTAACGTGGTTGGTGATGGTACACACACGATTGCGGAATTGGTTGACCTTAAAAATCAAAATCCACTCCGCGGCTACAATCACCGTTCACCACTTGAAATCATTGAACTAGGCGATATTGAACGCCTCATGTTAGAGCAACAAGGATATACACCAGATGACATTCTCCCTGAAGGTGTCAAGGTTGATTTACGCCGTAACTCTAACATTTCAACTGGCGGTGATTCAATTGACGTTACCGAAACCATGAACAAATCTTATCAACAACTAGCAGCTCAAATGGCTAGCGCTATCGGTGCTTGGGTTTGTGGGGTAGATTTGATTATTCCTGACGAAAATCTCAATGCTAGTAAAGAAGAGCCAAACTGCTCGTGTATCGAGCTGAATTTCAATCCAGCAATGTACATGCATACTTATTGCCACGCAGGAAAAGGACAAGCATTGACACCAAAAATCCTAGCAAAACTCTTCCCAGAAATCTAA
- a CDS encoding putative toxic anion resistance protein — protein sequence MADTFNFDIDKIAENAITKTDKTTEIIVSSDTSSTGQVSFYDKLSPEQQSAITAKAPALVDNFVADQNALLDFGTSAVEEVNTTVNRILSEQKKLEIPQVDELLKNTNRELNGFIAKYKDAKPAELEKKPNFLQKFFKQGKDTLQEFYFDSQNIEQKMDGMAAAVVKQEETLARNIVSAEMLIEDNNKSIENLVGVIAFIEAAQTEGANRASQLQNEIATLDSATPEYQTKSDELARMTEVINTLEQQHTEYLSRLYVAWTTTPQMRNMVKVSSDMRQKLGMLRRNTIPTMKLSIAQLGILQQSVKSGVTADAIVNANNAALQMLAETSKEAIPMLERTAQSPTVSIQSVTALAESLVEQNNGIIAAIDNGRKQRAQLEAAVVKSAETINDSVKIRDQKIVEALLNDGKESQEKVEKTNVTEEN from the coding sequence ATGGCTGATACTTTCAACTTTGATATTGATAAAATCGCTGAAAATGCGATTACAAAAACAGATAAAACAACTGAAATTATTGTTTCAAGCGACACCAGCTCAACAGGACAAGTCTCATTCTACGACAAATTGTCACCTGAACAACAATCAGCAATTACAGCTAAAGCACCTGCTTTGGTTGATAATTTCGTTGCTGACCAAAATGCTCTTCTTGATTTTGGAACATCAGCTGTTGAGGAAGTCAACACGACTGTCAATCGCATTTTGTCAGAGCAAAAGAAACTTGAAATTCCTCAAGTAGATGAATTGCTCAAAAACACCAACCGCGAACTAAATGGCTTTATCGCAAAATACAAAGACGCTAAACCTGCTGAGCTTGAAAAGAAACCAAATTTCTTGCAAAAATTTTTCAAACAAGGTAAAGACACTTTGCAAGAATTCTATTTTGATTCGCAAAATATTGAACAAAAAATGGATGGCATGGCTGCCGCTGTTGTCAAACAAGAAGAAACCTTAGCACGTAACATTGTCTCTGCTGAAATGCTTATTGAGGACAATAACAAATCTATCGAAAATCTTGTCGGTGTCATTGCTTTCATCGAAGCCGCTCAAACCGAAGGTGCCAACCGTGCTAGCCAACTGCAAAACGAAATTGCTACGCTTGATAGTGCAACGCCTGAATACCAAACAAAATCAGACGAATTGGCACGCATGACCGAAGTTATCAATACATTGGAACAACAACACACCGAATATCTCAGTCGCCTTTATGTCGCTTGGACAACAACGCCACAAATGCGCAACATGGTTAAAGTGTCATCAGATATGCGTCAAAAACTTGGTATGCTACGTCGCAACACCATTCCGACAATGAAATTGTCAATTGCCCAACTCGGTATTCTACAACAATCGGTCAAATCTGGCGTAACTGCTGATGCTATTGTCAATGCTAATAACGCTGCACTTCAAATGCTTGCTGAGACAAGCAAAGAAGCCATTCCAATGCTCGAACGCACAGCACAAAGCCCAACCGTTTCAATCCAATCCGTGACCGCACTTGCTGAAAGCCTCGTCGAACAAAATAACGGCATTATTGCTGCAATCGACAACGGTCGAAAACAGCGTGCTCAACTCGAAGCAGCCGTTGTCAAATCTGCTGAGACAATCAACGATTCTGTTAAAATTCGTGACCAAAAAATCGTTGAAGCTCTCCTCAACGACGGTAAAGAAAGCCAAGAAAAGGTTGAGAAAACAAACGTTACAGAAGAAAATTAA